Proteins encoded by one window of Bacillota bacterium:
- a CDS encoding DUF2283 domain-containing protein has product MKRIKYSRDVDVLLVELSDKPIDHAEEAGQVIVHFAADGEPVLLEILEARDFLLRSLSTIVKEAL; this is encoded by the coding sequence ATGAAAAGAATTAAGTACAGTAGAGACGTAGATGTGCTTCTGGTGGAGCTTTCAGACAAGCCGATCGATCACGCGGAGGAAGCAGGGCAGGTAATCGTCCACTTCGCGGCAGACGGGGAGCCGGTTCTTCTGGAAATCCTCGAGGCAAGGGATTTTCTCCTGCGCTCGCTTTCCACAATCGTAAAGGAAGCTCTATAG
- a CDS encoding DUF4258 domain-containing protein: protein MLRIRFTKHADFKIEVLKHHGFYVDHAFIEEAVIAPDKVEAGYGQRKVAQKAYDEAHVLRVVYEEKGSEILVVTVYPGRRSRYEKN, encoded by the coding sequence ATGCTCCGTATAAGGTTCACCAAACACGCAGATTTCAAGATTGAGGTTCTGAAGCACCACGGCTTTTATGTGGATCATGCCTTTATCGAAGAAGCCGTTATCGCTCCGGATAAGGTCGAGGCAGGATACGGGCAGCGGAAAGTTGCCCAAAAGGCTTACGATGAAGCCCACGTGCTGCGAGTAGTTTACGAAGAAAAGGGTAGTGAAATACTGGTAGTAACAGTTTATCCAGGAAGGAGGTCGCGTTATGAAAAGAATTAA